The Pseudoxanthobacter soli DSM 19599 genome contains a region encoding:
- the rplS gene encoding 50S ribosomal protein L19 translates to MNIIEELDREQIAVIEAKRQLPAFAPGDTVKVNVRVTEGTRTRVQAYEGVCIARSGGGINENFTVRKISYGEGVERVFPVYSPMIESVDVVRRGKVRRAKLYYLRGLTGKAARIAEKKDTRRGAQSVAAE, encoded by the coding sequence ATGAACATCATCGAAGAACTTGATCGCGAGCAGATCGCCGTCATCGAGGCCAAGCGCCAGCTTCCGGCCTTCGCCCCTGGCGACACCGTGAAGGTGAACGTGCGCGTCACCGAAGGCACCCGCACCCGCGTGCAGGCCTATGAAGGCGTGTGCATCGCCCGGTCCGGCGGCGGCATCAACGAGAACTTCACCGTTCGCAAGATCTCGTACGGCGAGGGCGTGGAGCGCGTGTTCCCGGTCTACTCACCGATGATCGAGTCGGTGGACGTGGTCCGCCGCGGCAAGGTGCGTCGCGCGAAGCTCTATTATCTGCGCGGCCTGACCGGCAAGGCGGCCCGCATTGCCGAGAAGAAGGACACCCGTCGCGGCGCCCAGTCCGTCGCCGCCGAGTGA
- the rpsT gene encoding 30S ribosomal protein S20 encodes MANTPSAKKMARKIAARTAINKTRRSRVRTFIRKVEEAIASGDKAAATVALSAAEPEIMRAVTKGVLHHNTASRKVSRLSSRVKAIGA; translated from the coding sequence ATGGCCAATACGCCTTCGGCCAAGAAAATGGCCCGCAAGATCGCCGCGCGCACGGCAATCAACAAGACCCGGCGCAGCCGCGTCCGCACCTTCATCCGCAAGGTCGAGGAGGCGATCGCCTCCGGAGACAAGGCGGCCGCCACCGTTGCTCTCTCGGCTGCTGAGCCGGAGATCATGCGTGCGGTGACGAAGGGCGTGCTGCACCACAACACCGCCTCGCGCAAGGTGTCCCGTCTGTCTTCCCGTGTGAAGGCGATCGGCGCCTGA
- a CDS encoding rhodanese-like domain-containing protein, translating into MSIDAGATYAGDLSADDAWTMLGAERGAVLVDVRTLPEWSFVGVPDLSSLGKETVFLDWQVYPDMSVRADFIEALQAALSASGSDKTAPVLFLCRSGVRSKSAAIAATHAGFTRAYNISGGFEGPPDAAGHRGVVAGWKAQGLPWAQR; encoded by the coding sequence ATGTCTATTGATGCCGGCGCGACCTATGCCGGGGACCTGAGTGCGGACGACGCATGGACGATGCTGGGCGCCGAGCGCGGCGCCGTGCTCGTCGACGTGCGGACGCTTCCCGAATGGTCCTTCGTCGGGGTGCCCGACCTCTCCTCGCTCGGCAAGGAGACGGTGTTCCTTGACTGGCAGGTCTATCCCGACATGTCCGTGCGGGCCGACTTCATCGAGGCGTTGCAGGCGGCGCTCTCGGCATCCGGAAGCGACAAGACCGCGCCGGTGCTGTTCCTGTGCCGCTCGGGCGTGCGCAGCAAGTCCGCGGCCATCGCCGCGACCCACGCGGGCTTCACCCGCGCCTATAATATCAGCGGCGGGTTCGAAGGCCCGCCGGATGCCGCCGGCCACCGCGGCGTGGTCGCGGGCTGGAAGGCCCAGGGACTGCCCTGGGCGCAACGTTGA
- the dnaA gene encoding chromosomal replication initiator protein DnaA, which translates to MSTAQQTASVATRIDSASADRTDSGWSRVRSRLKSEYGDDVFSSWFARVDLESCANGIVHLSVPTRFLKQWIQSYYGDRLMALWQEESPDVRRLDISVRSAARVRMVPEAQSTVANNSRAPESALRAAAPAARGDAAATPRVVSTPAAVTPLPQADSARSRSHRTASPAAGGQTTAKVHPFTAPRSSEGAEGGFVGSPLDPRFTLATFVEGRSNALALAAARQVAGARAGEVAAFNPLFIHAPVGYGKTHLLQAIAAEAGAGGHRRVLYLTAEHFVFRFVAALQAQAALAFKENLRGIDLLLIDDLQFLHGDRTQEEFCHILNVLIDGARQVVIAADRPPSELSTLDPRVRSRLGGGLTVEIGSPDADLRRAVVAQRFAIQAQTYPGLSVPEAVIDFVARAVVTNGRDLDGAVNRLVAHNQLTGAPITVEMAETALRDLVKAREARRVRIEDIQRVVSRHYNVSKADLISARRTQAIVRPRQIAMYLAKTMTPRSLPEIGRQFGGRDHTTVLHAVRKIEELSRTDARTGEEIEALKRLLDD; encoded by the coding sequence ATGAGCACGGCACAGCAGACGGCTTCGGTTGCGACGCGGATCGACAGCGCCTCCGCAGATCGGACCGATTCCGGCTGGAGCCGGGTGCGCAGCCGTCTGAAGTCCGAGTATGGCGACGACGTCTTCTCGTCGTGGTTCGCCCGCGTCGACCTCGAGAGCTGTGCCAACGGCATCGTCCACCTGTCGGTGCCGACCCGCTTCCTGAAGCAGTGGATCCAATCCTATTACGGCGACCGGCTGATGGCGCTGTGGCAGGAAGAAAGCCCCGACGTGCGCCGTCTCGACATCTCCGTGCGGTCTGCCGCCCGGGTGCGGATGGTGCCCGAGGCGCAGTCCACGGTCGCCAACAACAGCCGTGCCCCGGAAAGCGCCCTGCGCGCCGCCGCCCCGGCTGCCCGTGGCGACGCCGCAGCCACGCCGCGCGTCGTATCGACTCCGGCGGCGGTGACGCCGCTCCCGCAGGCCGATTCCGCCCGCAGCCGCAGCCATCGCACCGCCTCGCCGGCCGCTGGCGGCCAGACCACCGCCAAGGTCCACCCGTTCACCGCACCGCGCAGCAGCGAGGGCGCGGAAGGTGGCTTCGTCGGCTCGCCGCTCGATCCCCGCTTCACGCTCGCCACCTTCGTGGAAGGCCGGTCGAACGCTCTCGCGCTCGCCGCCGCCCGCCAGGTGGCGGGGGCGCGGGCAGGCGAAGTGGCCGCCTTCAATCCGCTGTTCATCCACGCGCCGGTCGGCTACGGCAAGACCCACCTGCTCCAGGCCATTGCCGCGGAAGCCGGCGCCGGCGGCCATCGCCGCGTGCTCTATCTCACCGCCGAGCACTTCGTGTTCCGCTTCGTCGCCGCCCTTCAGGCCCAGGCGGCGCTGGCGTTCAAGGAGAACCTGCGCGGCATCGACCTGCTCCTGATCGACGACCTGCAGTTCCTGCACGGTGACCGCACTCAGGAGGAATTCTGTCATATCCTCAACGTGCTGATCGACGGCGCCCGGCAGGTGGTCATCGCGGCCGACCGCCCGCCGAGCGAGCTCTCCACGCTCGATCCGCGAGTGCGCTCGCGCCTCGGCGGCGGGCTGACGGTCGAGATCGGCTCGCCGGATGCGGACCTTCGCCGGGCCGTCGTCGCCCAGCGCTTCGCGATCCAGGCCCAGACCTATCCCGGTCTTTCGGTGCCGGAGGCCGTCATCGATTTCGTCGCCCGCGCCGTCGTCACCAACGGTCGCGATCTCGATGGCGCGGTGAACCGCCTCGTCGCCCACAATCAGCTGACCGGCGCGCCGATCACCGTCGAGATGGCGGAAACGGCGCTGCGCGATCTCGTGAAGGCCCGCGAGGCGCGTCGCGTGCGCATCGAGGACATCCAGCGTGTGGTGTCGCGGCACTATAATGTGTCGAAGGCCGACCTGATCTCGGCCCGGCGCACCCAGGCGATCGTGCGCCCGCGCCAGATCGCGATGTATCTTGCCAAGACCATGACGCCGCGTTCCCTGCCCGAGATCGGCCGGCAGTTCGGCGGACGCGACCACACCACCGTGCTGCACGCGGTGCGCAAGATCGAGGAACTCTCTCGCACCGACGCGCGCACCGGTGAAGAGATCGAGGCGCTGAAGCGCCTGCTCGACGACTGA
- the dnaN gene encoding DNA polymerase III subunit beta — MRATLERAHLLKSLSHVHRVVERRNTIPILSNVLLRAEGGELRLKATDLDLEVTETVPAMVEAPGATTVPAHILHDIVRKLPDGAEISLETSGDGSTLAVRAGRSRFSLQMLPEGDFPDLTAGSFTHSFGLPAQDLKRLIERTQFAISTEETRYYLNGIYLHTVDGRDGTMLRAVATDGHRLAQAERAAPAGAAGMPGIIVPRKTVGEIQRLLDEPESTVAIELSDSKIRLTFGPVVLTSKLIDGTFPDYGRVIPQSNDKEMRVDRDLFATAVDRVSTISSDRSRAVKLSLSEEKLVLAVNNPDSGSATEELVIEYSATPLDIGFNARYLLDIASQITSGEAVFRFADPGSPTLIQDGGDNGTLYVLMPMRV, encoded by the coding sequence ATGCGAGCGACTCTCGAGCGGGCACACCTTCTCAAATCGCTCTCCCACGTCCATCGCGTGGTCGAGCGGCGCAACACCATCCCGATCCTGTCGAACGTGCTTCTGAGGGCAGAGGGCGGCGAGCTCCGCCTCAAGGCGACGGACCTCGACCTCGAGGTCACCGAGACCGTACCGGCGATGGTGGAGGCGCCCGGCGCCACCACCGTACCGGCTCATATCCTGCATGACATCGTGCGCAAGCTGCCCGACGGCGCGGAAATCTCGCTGGAGACCTCGGGCGACGGCTCCACCCTCGCGGTGCGCGCCGGCCGCTCTCGCTTCTCGTTGCAGATGCTGCCGGAAGGCGATTTCCCCGACCTGACCGCCGGAAGCTTCACCCACTCGTTCGGCCTGCCGGCGCAGGACCTCAAGCGTCTGATCGAGCGCACCCAGTTCGCGATCTCCACCGAGGAGACGCGCTATTATCTGAACGGCATCTACCTGCACACCGTGGACGGCCGCGACGGCACCATGCTGCGCGCGGTCGCAACCGACGGCCACCGGCTGGCCCAGGCCGAGCGCGCCGCACCGGCGGGCGCCGCCGGAATGCCCGGCATCATCGTGCCGCGCAAGACGGTCGGCGAGATCCAGCGCCTGCTGGACGAGCCGGAGAGCACGGTCGCCATCGAGCTGTCGGATTCCAAGATCCGCCTGACCTTCGGCCCGGTGGTGCTCACCTCCAAGCTGATCGACGGCACCTTCCCCGATTATGGCCGGGTCATCCCGCAGTCGAACGACAAGGAAATGCGGGTCGACCGCGACCTGTTCGCGACCGCCGTCGACCGCGTCTCCACCATTTCGAGCGACCGCAGCCGCGCCGTGAAGCTCTCCCTCAGCGAGGAGAAGCTGGTGCTCGCCGTCAACAACCCGGATTCCGGTTCGGCGACGGAAGAACTCGTGATCGAGTACAGCGCAACCCCGCTCGATATCGGCTTCAACGCCCGCTACCTGCTCGACATCGCCAGCCAGATCACCTCCGGGGAAGCCGTGTTCCGCTTCGCCGACCCCGGTTCGCCGACCCTGATCCAGGACGGCGGCGACAACGGCACGCTCTATGTGCTGATGCCGATGCGGGTGTGA
- the recF gene encoding DNA replication/repair protein RecF (All proteins in this family for which functions are known are DNA-binding proteins that assist the filamentation of RecA onto DNA for the initiation of recombination or recombinational repair.) gives MSGDGAEAVFLSAIALTDFRNYAQLSLKLDRRPVVLVGENGAGKTNLIEAVSLLSPGRGLRRATYEALARLGGTGGWTVSAVVQGPDGPVRIGTGLDPAPADGGPATRSRRIRIDGEEERSSEALARHLGVLWLTPAMDGLFTGPPGDRRRFLDRLVLAIDAGHGQRVSAYERALAQRNRLIEDYNADRRWLDAIETQIAELGTAIAAARRELVGCLAELAPEADDLFPAAELSLEGEIEGWVGEMSAVAAEDAFRARLAEGRARDRAAGRTLTGPHRSDLTVVHSAKGMPASRASTGEQKALLIGLVLAHARLVARLTRRTPLLLMDEVAAHLDTRRRAGLFARIAALGTQAWMTGTDAALFEAIGDEAQHFAVDDGRVRPLRPA, from the coding sequence GTGAGCGGCGACGGCGCCGAGGCGGTGTTCCTTTCGGCCATCGCGCTGACCGACTTCCGCAATTACGCGCAGCTTTCCCTGAAGCTCGACCGGCGGCCGGTTGTGCTCGTCGGCGAGAACGGTGCCGGCAAGACCAACCTGATCGAGGCCGTGTCGCTGCTGTCTCCCGGGCGCGGCCTGCGGCGGGCGACCTACGAAGCGCTCGCCCGTCTCGGCGGCACCGGCGGCTGGACCGTGTCGGCCGTGGTGCAAGGCCCTGACGGACCTGTAAGAATCGGCACCGGGCTCGACCCCGCGCCTGCCGATGGCGGGCCGGCCACGCGGAGCCGGCGCATCCGGATCGACGGCGAGGAGGAGCGCTCCTCCGAAGCCCTCGCCCGGCATCTTGGCGTTCTCTGGCTCACCCCGGCGATGGACGGGCTGTTCACCGGCCCGCCCGGCGACCGCCGGCGCTTCCTCGACCGGCTGGTGCTGGCGATCGACGCCGGCCACGGCCAGCGGGTTTCGGCCTATGAGCGGGCGCTCGCCCAGCGAAACCGCCTCATCGAGGACTACAATGCCGACCGCCGATGGCTCGACGCCATCGAGACCCAGATCGCCGAACTCGGCACCGCGATCGCGGCCGCGCGCCGCGAACTCGTTGGCTGCCTGGCCGAACTCGCCCCCGAGGCCGACGACCTGTTCCCGGCCGCGGAACTGTCGCTCGAGGGCGAGATCGAGGGCTGGGTCGGCGAGATGAGCGCGGTCGCCGCCGAGGATGCGTTCCGCGCCCGCCTCGCCGAGGGGCGCGCCCGCGACCGGGCGGCCGGGCGGACGCTCACCGGCCCCCACCGCAGCGACCTCACGGTGGTGCATTCCGCGAAGGGAATGCCCGCTTCGCGCGCGTCCACAGGCGAGCAAAAGGCGCTTTTGATCGGTCTCGTGCTCGCTCATGCGCGCCTCGTGGCCCGTCTCACGCGCCGAACGCCGCTCCTCCTGATGGACGAGGTCGCCGCCCACCTCGATACCCGCCGACGCGCCGGCCTGTTCGCCCGCATCGCAGCCCTCGGCACCCAGGCCTGGATGACCGGGACCGACGCCGCGCTGTTCGAGGCGATCGGCGACGAGGCCCAGCACTTCGCCGTCGACGACGGCCGCGTCCGTCCGCTCCGCCCGGCGTAA
- a CDS encoding LysE family translocator yields MNTSLSLAALAGFAFVYALAVASPGPGMTALVARTLGGGWKAGLWFTAGILAGDLVWFAAAAFGLSALAHAFHLLFLAVKYAGMAYLVFIAWKLWTAPVEEADVAARPGERPLRVFASGLALTLGNPKTMVFYLAILPTVIDLTQLDLLRFAEITGVVVLVLPLVSIGYIALTLKARAALSDTRARVLLNRIAGTALAGAAAAIAWR; encoded by the coding sequence ATGAACACCAGCCTCAGCCTTGCCGCCCTTGCCGGCTTCGCCTTCGTCTACGCCCTCGCCGTCGCCTCGCCGGGACCCGGCATGACGGCGCTCGTCGCCCGCACGCTCGGCGGCGGCTGGAAGGCGGGGCTCTGGTTCACCGCGGGCATTCTCGCGGGCGATCTCGTGTGGTTCGCCGCCGCGGCGTTCGGTCTGAGCGCGCTCGCCCACGCCTTCCACCTCTTGTTCCTGGCGGTGAAATATGCCGGCATGGCGTATCTGGTGTTCATCGCCTGGAAGCTCTGGACCGCCCCCGTCGAGGAGGCCGACGTCGCTGCCCGGCCGGGCGAGCGGCCGCTCAGGGTGTTCGCCTCCGGCCTCGCGCTGACCCTCGGCAACCCGAAGACCATGGTGTTCTATCTCGCGATCCTGCCCACCGTGATCGACCTGACGCAGCTCGATCTGCTGCGCTTCGCCGAGATCACCGGCGTCGTCGTCCTCGTGCTGCCGCTCGTCAGCATCGGCTACATCGCCCTCACGCTGAAGGCCCGGGCCGCCCTCTCAGACACGCGGGCGCGGGTGCTGCTCAACCGCATCGCCGGAACCGCGCTCGCCGGTGCCGCCGCCGCGATCGCGTGGCGCTGA
- the gyrB gene encoding DNA topoisomerase (ATP-hydrolyzing) subunit B, whose translation MTENPATGAEEYGAQSIKVLKGLDAVRKRPGMYIGDTDDGSGLHHMVYEVVDNAIDEALAGYADRVTVALNPDGSCTVTDNGRGIPTDIHPEEGVSAAEVIMTQLHAGGKFDQNSYKVSGGLHGVGVSVVNALSTWLDLTIYRSGKTHTMRFAHGDAVAPLAVVGDAEGRTGTTVTFLPSPQTFTMTEFDFATLERRLRELAFLNSGVRILLEDLRGVEPKREELHYEGGLEAFVRWLDRTKHPLIPAPVTMRGERDGITVEVALQWNDSYHENTLCFTNNIPQRDGGTHLAGFRGALTRQITGYAESSGISKKEKVGLTGDDCREGLTCVLSVKVPDPKFSSQTKDKLVSSEVRPVVESIVNDTLGAWLEEHPQEAKAIVAKVVEAASAREAARKARELTRRKGALDIASLPGKLADCQERDPAKSELFIVEGDSAGGSAKGGRNRANQAILPLRGKILNVERARFDKMLSSEQIGTLITALGTGIGKEEFDVGKLRYHRIIIMTDADVDGAHIRTLLLTFFYRQMPELLERGHLYIAQPPLYKVRRGSSEQYLKNEAALESYLIDTGLEDARLTLADGEVRVGVDLRAVIDHAQRIRLLLDGLHSRYRRDVVEQAAIAGALSPELLNDRERAVQAAAYIARRLDILAEEYERGWTGIAEDDGSLRFERVVRGVKEVATIDAALLGSADARKLDGHADHLREVYGKAATLKRKDVETAIRGPVALIDAVFAAGRKGITLQRYKGLGEMNAEQLWETTLDPNVRSLLQVKVKEADDADDIFSKLMGDEVEPRREFIQDNALTVANLDI comes from the coding sequence ATGACCGAAAATCCCGCGACCGGCGCCGAGGAATACGGCGCACAATCCATCAAGGTGCTGAAGGGGCTCGACGCCGTGCGCAAGCGGCCGGGCATGTATATCGGCGATACCGACGATGGATCCGGCCTGCACCACATGGTCTACGAGGTGGTGGACAACGCCATCGACGAGGCGCTCGCCGGTTATGCCGACCGCGTGACGGTCGCCCTCAATCCCGACGGCTCGTGCACCGTGACCGACAACGGCCGCGGCATCCCGACCGACATCCACCCCGAGGAAGGCGTTTCGGCGGCCGAGGTCATCATGACCCAGCTCCATGCCGGCGGAAAGTTCGACCAGAACTCCTACAAGGTCTCCGGCGGCCTGCACGGCGTCGGCGTCTCCGTCGTGAACGCGCTGTCGACCTGGCTCGACCTCACGATCTACCGCAGCGGCAAGACGCACACCATGCGCTTCGCCCACGGCGACGCCGTGGCGCCGCTCGCGGTCGTCGGCGACGCGGAAGGGCGCACCGGCACGACGGTGACGTTCCTGCCGAGCCCGCAGACCTTCACCATGACCGAATTCGATTTCGCCACGCTGGAGCGGCGGCTGCGCGAACTCGCATTCCTGAATTCCGGCGTGCGCATCCTCCTGGAGGACCTGCGCGGGGTCGAGCCCAAGCGCGAGGAACTGCATTACGAGGGTGGCCTCGAAGCCTTCGTGCGCTGGCTGGACCGTACCAAGCACCCGCTGATCCCGGCCCCGGTGACGATGCGCGGCGAGCGCGACGGCATCACAGTCGAGGTGGCGCTGCAGTGGAACGATTCCTACCACGAGAACACGCTCTGCTTCACCAACAACATCCCCCAGCGTGACGGCGGCACCCATCTCGCCGGCTTCCGCGGGGCGCTGACCCGCCAGATCACCGGCTACGCCGAAAGCTCCGGCATCTCCAAGAAGGAGAAGGTGGGGCTGACCGGCGACGATTGCCGCGAGGGCCTGACCTGCGTGCTGTCGGTCAAGGTGCCGGACCCGAAATTCTCGTCCCAGACCAAGGACAAGCTGGTGTCGTCCGAGGTCCGGCCGGTGGTCGAGAGCATCGTCAACGACACGCTCGGCGCGTGGCTGGAGGAGCACCCCCAGGAGGCGAAGGCCATCGTCGCCAAGGTGGTGGAGGCGGCCTCCGCCCGCGAGGCGGCCCGCAAGGCGCGCGAGCTGACCCGCCGCAAGGGCGCGCTCGACATCGCCTCGCTGCCCGGCAAGCTGGCGGACTGCCAGGAGCGCGACCCGGCGAAATCCGAACTCTTCATCGTCGAGGGCGACTCGGCCGGCGGCTCCGCCAAGGGCGGCCGCAACCGCGCCAACCAGGCGATTCTTCCGCTGCGCGGCAAGATCCTGAACGTCGAGCGCGCCCGCTTCGACAAGATGCTGTCGTCGGAGCAGATCGGGACGCTGATCACCGCGCTCGGCACCGGCATCGGCAAGGAAGAGTTCGACGTCGGCAAGCTGCGCTATCACCGCATCATCATCATGACCGACGCCGACGTCGACGGCGCCCACATCCGCACGCTGCTGCTGACGTTCTTCTACCGGCAGATGCCGGAACTGCTGGAACGCGGCCACCTCTACATCGCCCAGCCGCCGCTCTACAAAGTGCGCCGCGGCAGCTCCGAGCAGTACCTGAAGAACGAGGCGGCCCTCGAGAGCTACCTCATCGACACCGGCCTGGAAGATGCCCGCCTGACGCTGGCGGACGGCGAGGTCCGCGTCGGCGTCGACCTGCGCGCGGTGATCGACCACGCCCAGCGCATTCGCCTGCTGCTCGACGGGCTGCATTCGCGCTATCGCCGCGATGTGGTCGAACAGGCCGCCATCGCCGGCGCGCTCAGCCCGGAACTTCTGAACGACCGGGAACGCGCGGTGCAGGCGGCGGCCTATATCGCCCGCAGGCTCGACATCCTGGCGGAGGAATATGAGCGCGGCTGGACCGGCATCGCCGAAGACGACGGCTCGCTGCGGTTCGAGCGCGTGGTGCGCGGGGTGAAGGAAGTCGCGACCATCGACGCCGCCCTGCTCGGCTCCGCCGACGCTCGCAAGCTCGACGGCCATGCCGACCACCTCCGGGAGGTCTACGGCAAGGCGGCGACGCTGAAGCGCAAGGACGTCGAGACGGCGATCCGCGGCCCCGTGGCGCTGATCGACGCGGTGTTCGCCGCCGGCCGCAAGGGCATCACCCTGCAGCGCTACAAAGGCCTCGGCGAGATGAACGCCGAACAGCTCTGGGAAACCACGCTCGACCCCAACGTGCGCTCGCTCCTGCAGGTGAAGGTGAAGGAGGCCGACGACGCCGACGACATCTTCTCCAAGCTGATGGGCGACGAGGTGGAACCGCGGCGCGAGTTCATCCAGGACAACGCGCTGACGGTCGCCAATCTCGATATCTGA
- a CDS encoding helix-turn-helix domain-containing protein, with product MQHATLERSPAHQRRTAVLTPFPTIRAPQPAATEAAAVAGLPTALLDLFAGTEMTVPFERNSEIYGEGEPTDYVHFVVSGTVRVCKLLDDGRRQIEAFHRPGAVFGLEIGTTHRFSAEAVTPVTLRLVRRSVVVALAARDPEIAQALWTLAAGDLQRSQDHVLLLGRKTAQERVASFLGELASGEAVDLPMSRQDMADYLGLTIETVSRTLTQLEGNGIIAFRSPRRIVIRNRSALRRLDG from the coding sequence ATGCAGCACGCCACCCTCGAGCGCAGCCCTGCCCATCAGCGCCGGACCGCCGTTCTGACCCCCTTCCCGACCATCCGCGCCCCGCAGCCGGCTGCAACAGAGGCCGCCGCCGTCGCCGGGTTGCCGACCGCCCTGCTCGACCTGTTCGCCGGCACGGAGATGACAGTGCCGTTCGAGCGGAATTCCGAAATCTACGGCGAGGGCGAGCCGACCGATTATGTGCACTTCGTCGTGAGCGGCACGGTGCGCGTGTGCAAGCTGCTCGACGACGGGCGCCGCCAGATCGAAGCCTTCCACCGCCCGGGTGCCGTGTTCGGGCTTGAGATCGGCACCACCCACCGCTTCTCCGCCGAGGCCGTGACGCCGGTGACGCTGCGGCTGGTGCGGCGCAGCGTCGTCGTGGCGCTGGCCGCCCGCGATCCGGAAATCGCCCAGGCGCTGTGGACGCTGGCCGCGGGCGACCTGCAGCGTTCGCAGGACCATGTGCTGCTGCTCGGGCGCAAGACCGCCCAGGAGCGCGTCGCGAGCTTCCTCGGCGAACTGGCGAGCGGCGAGGCCGTCGACCTGCCGATGTCGCGCCAGGATATGGCCGATTATCTCGGCCTCACCATCGAGACGGTCTCGCGGACGCTGACACAGCTCGAAGGCAACGGTATCATCGCCTTCCGCAGCCCGCGCCGGATCGTGATCCGCAACCGGTCTGCCCTGCGCCGGCTGGACGGCTGA
- a CDS encoding NAD(P)-dependent alcohol dehydrogenase: MTAKMKAAIFVEPGRIVLDEKPIPDVGPQDALIRITTTTICGTDVHILKGEYPVARGLTIGHEPVGIIEKLGSGVTGFQEGQRVIAGAITPSGHSFACLCGCSSQDGPGTRHGFKAMGGWKFGNTIDGTQAEYVLVPDALVNLSPVPDHLTDEQVLMCPDIMSTGFSGAESGGVRIGDTVVVFALGPIGLCAVAGAKLMGATTIIGVDTVPKRIEIARALGATHVVDFKTHDPVEEIMRLTDGRGADVSIEALGTQKTFEAALRVLRPGGTLSSLGVYSSDLTIPLGAFSAGLGDNRIVTTLCPGGKDRMRRLMEVVASGRVDLKPLVTHQFKLDDIEAAYDLFAHQRDGVLKVAIKP, encoded by the coding sequence ATGACCGCCAAGATGAAAGCCGCGATCTTCGTCGAACCGGGCCGCATCGTGCTCGACGAGAAGCCGATCCCGGATGTCGGGCCGCAGGATGCGCTGATCCGCATCACCACCACCACGATCTGCGGAACCGACGTCCACATCCTGAAGGGCGAGTATCCGGTCGCGAGGGGCCTGACCATCGGCCACGAGCCGGTCGGCATCATCGAGAAGCTCGGCTCCGGCGTGACCGGGTTCCAGGAAGGCCAGCGCGTGATCGCCGGCGCGATCACCCCGAGCGGCCATTCGTTCGCCTGCCTGTGCGGCTGCTCCTCGCAGGACGGCCCCGGCACCCGCCACGGCTTCAAGGCCATGGGCGGCTGGAAGTTCGGCAACACCATCGACGGCACCCAGGCGGAATATGTGCTGGTGCCCGACGCGCTGGTGAACCTCAGCCCGGTGCCGGATCACCTGACGGACGAACAGGTGCTGATGTGTCCGGACATCATGTCTACCGGCTTCTCGGGCGCGGAATCGGGCGGCGTGCGCATCGGCGACACCGTGGTGGTGTTCGCGCTCGGCCCGATCGGGCTCTGCGCCGTCGCGGGCGCCAAGCTGATGGGGGCGACCACCATCATCGGCGTCGACACCGTGCCGAAGCGGATCGAGATCGCCCGCGCGCTCGGCGCCACCCACGTCGTCGATTTCAAGACCCACGATCCGGTCGAGGAGATCATGCGGCTGACGGACGGCCGCGGCGCCGACGTTTCCATCGAGGCGCTCGGCACCCAGAAGACGTTCGAGGCGGCCTTGAGGGTGCTGCGCCCCGGCGGCACGCTTTCGAGCCTCGGCGTCTATTCGTCCGACCTGACCATTCCGCTCGGCGCCTTCTCCGCCGGCCTCGGCGACAACCGCATCGTCACCACGCTCTGCCCGGGCGGCAAGGACCGGATGCGGCGGCTGATGGAAGTGGTGGCATCGGGCCGCGTCGACCTGAAGCCGCTCGTCACCCACCAGTTCAAGCTCGACGACATCGAGGCGGCCTACGACCTGTTCGCGCACCAGCGCGACGGCGTGCTGAAGGTCGCGATCAAGCCGTGA